In Campylobacter lari, one DNA window encodes the following:
- a CDS encoding branched-chain amino acid ABC transporter permease, giving the protein MDSSLILQQIINGFSLGSMYALIAIGYTMVYGVLRLINFAHGDIMMVGAYSALFCVTSMNVPFLGALSLAMLFAAALGIAIDRVAYKPLRKAPRISLLITAIGISFLIQNVFNVLFGSTPKYFPVPSYLETVINFNNISISINSILVPILTFFILLVVLFILYKSKYGIAIRALAFDIHTVNLMGIDANRIIAIVFALGSALAAIGGIFWAVSYPSVEPSMGTLIGLKAFGAAVLGGIGSVAGAVLGGLIIGFTEVVVVAIFPDLSGFKDAFAFIFLVLILLFKPTGILGINFEKSRF; this is encoded by the coding sequence ATGGATAGTTCTTTAATTTTACAGCAAATTATAAATGGATTTAGTTTAGGCAGTATGTATGCACTTATCGCCATAGGCTATACAATGGTTTATGGTGTTTTAAGACTGATTAATTTCGCACATGGTGATATTATGATGGTGGGTGCATATTCAGCTTTATTTTGTGTTACAAGCATGAATGTACCTTTCTTAGGCGCTCTTTCTTTAGCTATGTTATTTGCAGCAGCTTTAGGTATAGCTATTGATAGAGTAGCTTATAAACCTTTAAGAAAAGCACCTAGAATTTCTTTACTTATCACAGCCATAGGTATAAGCTTTTTAATACAAAATGTATTTAATGTCTTATTTGGTTCAACGCCAAAATATTTTCCTGTGCCAAGCTATCTTGAAACAGTGATTAATTTTAATAATATCAGCATTAGCATTAATAGTATTTTAGTGCCTATTTTGACATTTTTTATATTATTAGTGGTTTTATTCATACTTTATAAAAGCAAATATGGCATTGCTATTAGAGCTTTAGCTTTTGATATTCATACTGTAAATTTAATGGGAATTGATGCAAATCGTATTATCGCTATTGTATTTGCACTAGGTTCAGCTTTAGCTGCTATTGGTGGTATTTTTTGGGCTGTTAGTTATCCTTCTGTTGAACCTAGCATGGGAACTCTTATAGGACTTAAGGCCTTTGGCGCTGCTGTTTTAGGTGGTATTGGTTCTGTTGCTGGGGCAGTTTTAGGTGGTTTGATTATAGGTTTTACAGAGGTTGTTGTTGTTGCTATTTTCCCTGATCTTTCTGGTTTTAAAGATGCATTTGCATTTATCTTTTTGGTATTAATTTTACTTTTTAAACCAACTGGAATTTTGGGTATTAATTTTGAAAAAAGTAGGTTTTAA
- a CDS encoding ABC transporter substrate-binding protein, whose protein sequence is MKKISIAILSIIACNIIQAKEINIGVVLPLTGSTAAYGQSALDGVKIANSMKNTLSNGDKVNLVVVDTKGDKIESANASTRLISQNKAYALIGEMLTANTLQVIRIGEEKKIPVVAPAATADKILNKKLYASRVCFMDSFQGSSLANYVKNKLNYTKAVIISDQSADYSLGLTRAFEKEFSKQGGKILDKFRITAGDKDFKAILSQVKNLKPDFIYLPVYYTEASLFARQAKAMGVNIPMGSADGVADETFINLAQDAAEGYLFTDSFDYNNPPTQLSKDFILAYEKEKQSKEVPNFTAMGADAYFVIFEAMQKCVNDFNSECINSNIHATSKFEGVSGVISIDKTGNATRSIVIKSIENQKQVYKDSILP, encoded by the coding sequence ATGAAAAAAATTAGTATAGCTATATTGTCTATCATAGCTTGTAATATCATACAGGCAAAAGAAATTAACATTGGCGTAGTTTTACCTCTAACAGGATCTACTGCAGCTTATGGTCAAAGTGCTTTAGATGGAGTGAAAATTGCAAATTCTATGAAAAATACTTTAAGTAATGGCGATAAGGTAAATCTTGTTGTAGTAGATACAAAAGGTGACAAAATAGAAAGTGCAAATGCTAGCACAAGATTAATTTCGCAAAATAAAGCTTATGCACTTATTGGAGAAATGCTAACAGCTAATACTTTACAAGTGATAAGAATTGGCGAGGAAAAAAAGATACCAGTGGTTGCTCCTGCAGCTACTGCTGATAAAATTTTAAATAAAAAATTATATGCCAGTAGAGTTTGTTTTATGGATAGTTTTCAAGGCTCATCTTTGGCTAATTATGTAAAAAATAAGTTAAATTACACTAAAGCTGTGATTATCAGCGATCAAAGCGCAGATTATTCTTTGGGTTTAACTAGGGCCTTTGAAAAAGAATTTAGCAAACAAGGTGGAAAAATTTTAGATAAATTTAGAATTACAGCAGGCGATAAAGATTTTAAAGCTATACTTTCTCAAGTTAAAAATTTAAAACCTGATTTTATTTATCTTCCAGTATATTATACTGAGGCTTCTTTATTCGCACGCCAAGCAAAAGCAATGGGTGTTAATATTCCTATGGGTTCGGCAGATGGAGTTGCCGATGAAACTTTTATTAATCTAGCTCAAGATGCAGCAGAAGGATATTTATTTACAGATAGTTTTGATTATAATAACCCTCCAACACAGCTTTCAAAAGACTTTATATTAGCCTATGAAAAAGAAAAACAAAGCAAAGAAGTTCCAAATTTTACAGCTATGGGTGCAGATGCATATTTTGTAATCTTTGAAGCTATGCAAAAATGCGTTAATGATTTCAATAGTGAATGTATCAACAGCAACATTCATGCTACTTCTAAATTTGAAGGTGTTAGCGGGGTGATCAGTATAGACAAAACAGGTAATGCCACGCGCTCAATTGTTATAAAATCAATAGAGAATCAAAAACAAGTTTATAAAGACTCGATTCTACCATAA
- a CDS encoding branched-chain amino acid ABC transporter permease, producing MIARKITHLSFFIIALAFLFISPYFFNDYKIGILSNIAIFVILAVSYNLINGVTGQFSLEPNGFVAIGAYVAALVLLTSESKIDQFSLEDPSSFILMIHSPSFIVALLAAGVCAMLLSLVLAFAVFRVRGDYLAIVTLGFGIIIKLMAINFASVTNGSLGLNDIPKHTTLYWSGGIAIFSVIIILNIVSSKFGRAMKAVRDDEDAALAMGINTFNIKTLAFSTSAFLEGVGGGLLACALASVSPEQFDFLFTFQLLIIIVLGGLGSTTGAIIGAILVIGGSEYLRFLDESMNIFGYETPAMPGLRMVVFSVILILVMLFARRGIMGDKELTDILFKFSKRNKK from the coding sequence ATGATTGCAAGAAAAATTACACATTTAAGTTTCTTTATTATAGCGCTTGCTTTTCTTTTTATATCTCCTTATTTTTTTAACGATTATAAAATAGGAATTTTAAGCAATATTGCTATTTTTGTAATCTTAGCGGTAAGTTATAATCTTATCAATGGAGTTACAGGACAATTTTCATTAGAGCCAAATGGTTTTGTAGCTATAGGAGCTTATGTTGCAGCCTTAGTTTTACTTACAAGTGAAAGCAAAATCGATCAGTTTTCTTTAGAGGATCCAAGTAGTTTTATTTTGATGATTCATTCGCCAAGCTTTATTGTAGCTTTACTTGCTGCTGGGGTTTGTGCTATGCTTTTATCTTTAGTTTTAGCCTTTGCAGTATTTAGAGTTAGAGGAGATTATTTAGCTATTGTAACACTAGGCTTTGGAATTATTATCAAGCTTATGGCAATTAACTTTGCTTCTGTTACAAATGGCTCTTTGGGCTTAAACGATATTCCTAAACATACTACCTTATACTGGAGTGGTGGGATTGCTATATTTTCTGTTATTATCATCTTAAATATTGTTAGTTCAAAATTTGGTAGAGCCATGAAAGCTGTAAGAGATGATGAAGATGCAGCATTAGCAATGGGTATTAACACTTTTAATATTAAAACCTTAGCCTTTAGTACTTCAGCATTTTTAGAAGGTGTTGGAGGAGGCTTATTAGCTTGCGCACTAGCTTCAGTTTCACCTGAACAATTTGACTTTTTATTTACTTTTCAGCTTTTAATCATCATTGTTTTAGGCGGCTTAGGTTCAACTACTGGTGCTATCATAGGAGCTATTTTAGTAATAGGTGGAAGTGAGTATTTAAGATTTTTAGATGAGAGTATGAATATTTTTGGTTATGAAACTCCTGCTATGCCTGGTCTTAGAATGGTTGTGTTTTCTGTTATATTGATTTTAGTAATGCTTTTTGCAAGAAGAGGAATAATGGGTGATAAAGAATTAACAGATATTTTATTTAAGTTTTCTAAAAGGAATAAAAAATGA
- a CDS encoding ABC transporter ATP-binding protein, with protein MLVVKDLHVYYGLIEAVKGIDFTIKTGSIVSLIGSNGAGKTSTLNAMLNCVKKTGEVSFLGYDTQRHLPHTLVQKGIALVPEGRRVFINLTIEENLKIGAFNNAENYEHLKNQMYRLFPRLKDKKNALAGTLSGGEAQMLAISRALMSEPKLLMLDEPSLGLAPKIVGEVFDIIVKLKEEGITILLVEQNAFSALKISDYAYVLENGKIAMHAPAKDLIGNDEIRKKYLGA; from the coding sequence ATGCTAGTAGTTAAAGATTTACATGTTTATTATGGCTTAATAGAAGCTGTTAAAGGTATAGATTTTACCATAAAAACAGGAAGTATAGTTAGCTTGATAGGCTCAAATGGTGCAGGAAAAACATCAACACTTAATGCAATGCTAAATTGTGTTAAAAAAACTGGTGAAGTAAGTTTTTTAGGTTATGACACTCAAAGACATTTACCTCATACTTTAGTACAAAAAGGTATAGCATTGGTACCTGAAGGAAGAAGAGTTTTTATAAATCTCACTATAGAAGAAAATTTAAAAATTGGTGCTTTTAATAATGCAGAAAACTATGAACATTTGAAAAATCAAATGTATAGACTTTTCCCAAGATTAAAAGATAAAAAAAATGCATTAGCGGGAACTCTAAGCGGTGGAGAAGCTCAAATGCTAGCTATTTCAAGAGCTCTTATGAGTGAGCCAAAACTTTTAATGCTAGATGAACCTTCGCTAGGACTTGCTCCAAAAATAGTTGGAGAGGTTTTTGATATTATAGTCAAATTAAAAGAAGAAGGTATTACTATTTTATTAGTGGAACAAAATGCATTTTCAGCTTTAAAAATCAGCGATTATGCTTATGTTCTAGAAAATGGTAAAATCGCTATGCATGCACCTGCAAAAGATCTTATCGGTAATGATGAGATTAGAAAAAAATACCTTGGAGCTTAA
- a CDS encoding ABC transporter ATP-binding protein, whose amino-acid sequence MILELKKIHKNFGGVSAIANTSFTIKESEIFGLIGPNGAGKTTLFNIITGNYKPSSGEVFFLGKKIDHLKPHKIVHLGIARTFQNIRLFSSMSVLENVLIGFDKSIKYNIFEAFLHLGRFSKAEKNAKKAAYEILEQLNIAHLADERATSLSYGQQRKVEIARALATNPKLLLLDEPAAGMNSTESDDLAELIFDIRNNKKISVLLIEHDMKFVNKLCDRVMVLDYGKTIFEGKPSDAVQNPEVISAYLGDFNASS is encoded by the coding sequence ATGATTTTAGAGCTTAAAAAAATCCATAAAAATTTTGGTGGAGTTAGTGCTATAGCAAATACTTCTTTTACTATAAAAGAAAGCGAAATTTTTGGACTTATAGGTCCAAATGGCGCAGGAAAAACGACACTATTTAATATTATTACAGGAAATTATAAACCAAGCAGCGGAGAAGTATTTTTTCTAGGAAAAAAGATTGACCATTTAAAGCCGCACAAAATAGTTCATCTAGGCATAGCAAGAACTTTTCAAAACATTAGACTTTTTTCTAGCATGAGTGTTTTAGAAAATGTATTAATTGGTTTTGATAAGAGTATTAAATATAATATTTTTGAAGCTTTTTTACATTTGGGAAGATTCTCCAAAGCAGAAAAAAATGCAAAAAAAGCAGCTTATGAAATTTTAGAACAACTCAATATTGCTCATTTGGCTGATGAAAGGGCCACTAGTTTAAGTTATGGACAACAAAGAAAAGTTGAAATAGCAAGAGCTTTGGCAACAAATCCTAAACTTTTATTGTTAGATGAACCAGCAGCAGGTATGAATTCAACAGAAAGCGATGATTTGGCTGAATTGATTTTTGATATAAGAAATAATAAAAAAATCAGTGTTTTGCTTATTGAGCATGATATGAAATTTGTAAATAAGCTTTGCGATAGGGTTATGGTGCTTGATTATGGTAAGACTATTTTTGAAGGAAAGCCAAGTGATGCTGTTCAAAATCCTGAAGTAATTAGTGCATATTTGGGAGATTTTAATGCTAGTAGTTAA
- the ccsA gene encoding cytochrome c biogenesis protein, which translates to MRRQLLAFGDIKISIFLFLIFALFCALATFIESAYNTPTAWAMIYGTSWFGFIQLILGINLLTALFKYKMFNKKKIPLLIFHISFLFILLGSAMTRYMGFEGNLHIRENEKNNIIETSKSYIYIATLKDDKVYSAAKSEYIATLPFVNDFSFDLILPDEKAQISYENLILDAKEIYIDDNNSAPLLSLMLSQNNESKELLFQAGDIKNINGVNIAFLNDSAPSPYIKIDKDLKLSADFDLKYMSMSDGKENILKANQKAQAKDLRLYSFNDINLVVKFASLHGKKTLEGVNQAQDESFFTWFKNSWIELGRNALISLFGEAKYWNNSLLNNFKDFAQSTKYMPTQLSENAINALKLKLSYKGESKEVFLVEYNSPIRIDVAGQPFFLRWGPKGIEMPFEMYLKDFELERYPGSMSPMSYASYVEIDNAEQKLEYKIFMNNVLDYQGYRFYQSSYDQDELGTILSVNKDPGKIPTYIGYFLLTLGMFLNILNPHSRFRTLAKLINQDTLKKTSAILTFILVFFASQNTYANEPIKVDETHAKELASLVVQKPDGRMVPFNTLAMEVLEKIYKNTTFQGQSAEATIISMIFDGSTWYDKDIIFMPTSRLVNEEISKVLGIEPRAYTSFKDFFTTDAYKLQKYVENANRKNPNRRSVFDKEIIKLDERVNIVNLIFSGDIFKFIPLQNSTNNQWVAPREAYIGLKGEEGKEVRSILENYFNAVSNSIAHNNWDEATKNLNIIKNYQEKYGHEVMPSAKKINTEIFFNKSQIFVNLAPLYLCAGFLLLIIVFVKMLLPKIRIDFIFKCVYVFNIVAFFIHTLGLALRWYIAGRAPWSNAYESMVYIAWALSLSGIFFSRKSPIALSLTSILAGVTLGVAHLSQMDPQITNLVPVLQSYWLTIHVSVITASYGFLGLCALLGIFVLILLCMLKINGKHNENILRNITEATRINEMAMILGLCLLTVGNFLGAIWANESWGRYWSWDSKETWALISILVYAAILHIRMVPKWANQYIFSVCSMFAYWVIIMTYFGVNYFLTGMHSYAAGDSVKIPDYVYWGFLFMVALSLASYFKRSYATKL; encoded by the coding sequence ATGAGAAGACAACTTTTAGCTTTTGGGGATATAAAAATTTCTATTTTTTTATTTTTAATTTTTGCCCTATTTTGCGCTCTAGCTACTTTTATAGAAAGTGCTTACAATACTCCAACAGCATGGGCCATGATATATGGAACATCTTGGTTTGGCTTTATACAGCTCATATTAGGAATCAATCTTTTAACAGCTCTTTTTAAATATAAAATGTTTAACAAGAAAAAAATACCACTTTTAATCTTTCATATCTCATTTTTATTTATATTACTAGGTTCAGCTATGACTAGATATATGGGATTTGAAGGAAATTTACACATTAGAGAAAACGAAAAAAATAATATCATTGAAACCTCAAAAAGTTATATCTACATAGCAACCTTAAAAGATGATAAAGTATATAGTGCTGCAAAATCTGAATATATTGCCACTTTACCTTTTGTAAATGATTTTTCATTTGATTTAATATTACCTGATGAAAAAGCTCAAATTTCATATGAAAATTTGATTTTAGATGCAAAAGAAATTTATATCGATGATAACAACTCTGCTCCTCTTTTATCTTTAATGCTTTCACAAAATAACGAATCTAAAGAATTGCTTTTTCAAGCAGGAGATATAAAAAATATCAATGGTGTCAATATAGCATTTTTAAACGACTCTGCTCCAAGTCCTTATATAAAAATTGATAAAGATCTAAAGCTTAGTGCTGATTTTGATTTAAAATACATGTCAATGAGTGATGGTAAAGAAAACATTTTAAAAGCAAATCAAAAAGCACAAGCTAAAGATTTAAGATTATATTCTTTTAATGATATTAATTTAGTGGTAAAATTTGCTTCTTTACATGGTAAAAAAACCTTAGAAGGCGTTAATCAAGCTCAAGATGAAAGCTTTTTTACTTGGTTTAAAAATAGTTGGATAGAGCTAGGACGCAATGCTTTGATTTCTTTATTTGGTGAGGCAAAATATTGGAATAATTCTTTATTAAATAATTTCAAAGACTTTGCACAAAGCACTAAATATATGCCAACTCAACTTTCAGAAAATGCTATTAATGCTTTAAAATTAAAATTAAGCTATAAAGGAGAATCTAAAGAAGTTTTCCTAGTAGAATACAACTCGCCTATCCGTATTGATGTAGCAGGTCAACCTTTCTTTTTAAGATGGGGGCCTAAAGGAATAGAAATGCCATTTGAAATGTACTTAAAAGACTTTGAACTAGAACGCTATCCTGGCTCGATGTCGCCTATGTCTTATGCAAGTTATGTGGAAATTGATAATGCCGAACAAAAATTAGAATATAAGATTTTTATGAATAATGTTTTAGATTATCAAGGTTATAGATTTTACCAAAGTTCTTATGATCAAGATGAGCTTGGCACCATACTTTCAGTTAATAAAGATCCGGGTAAAATTCCTACATATATTGGATACTTTTTACTTACATTAGGAATGTTTTTAAATATTTTAAATCCTCATTCAAGATTTAGGACTTTAGCTAAATTAATCAATCAAGACACCTTGAAAAAAACAAGTGCGATATTGACATTTATATTAGTTTTTTTTGCAAGCCAAAATACTTATGCAAATGAACCCATCAAGGTAGATGAAACACATGCTAAAGAACTTGCTTCTTTAGTAGTACAAAAACCTGATGGTAGAATGGTTCCTTTTAATACTTTAGCTATGGAAGTTTTAGAAAAAATATACAAAAACACAACCTTTCAAGGCCAAAGTGCCGAAGCAACTATCATATCAATGATTTTTGATGGCAGTACATGGTACGATAAAGATATTATATTTATGCCAACAAGTCGCTTGGTTAATGAAGAAATTTCTAAAGTTTTAGGTATTGAACCTAGGGCTTATACTAGTTTTAAAGATTTTTTCACTACAGATGCTTATAAACTACAAAAATATGTAGAAAATGCTAATAGAAAAAATCCAAATCGTAGAAGTGTTTTTGATAAAGAAATAATCAAGCTTGATGAAAGAGTAAATATTGTAAATTTAATTTTTTCAGGAGATATTTTTAAATTTATTCCACTGCAAAATAGCACCAATAATCAATGGGTGGCACCACGCGAAGCATATATAGGTTTAAAAGGCGAAGAAGGTAAAGAAGTAAGAAGCATTTTAGAAAATTATTTCAATGCAGTTAGTAATTCTATTGCACATAACAACTGGGATGAAGCAACTAAAAATTTAAATATTATCAAAAATTACCAAGAAAAATACGGCCATGAAGTTATGCCAAGTGCTAAAAAAATTAATACAGAAATCTTTTTCAACAAAAGTCAAATTTTTGTAAATCTTGCTCCGCTTTATTTATGCGCTGGATTTTTACTTTTGATTATAGTTTTTGTTAAAATGCTTCTGCCAAAAATTCGCATTGATTTTATATTTAAATGTGTTTATGTGTTTAATATTGTGGCATTTTTCATCCATACTCTAGGTTTGGCTTTGCGTTGGTATATAGCAGGTCGCGCTCCATGGAGTAATGCATATGAGAGCATGGTTTATATAGCTTGGGCTTTATCATTATCTGGAATTTTCTTTTCGAGAAAAAGTCCTATTGCACTTTCTTTAACCTCTATTTTAGCAGGAGTTACTTTAGGTGTAGCTCATCTTAGCCAAATGGATCCGCAAATTACCAATTTAGTTCCTGTGTTGCAATCTTATTGGCTAACAATACATGTTTCGGTTATTACTGCTAGCTATGGATTTTTAGGATTATGTGCATTATTAGGTATATTTGTACTTATTTTATTATGTATGCTAAAAATCAATGGCAAACATAATGAAAACATTTTAAGAAATATTACAGAAGCAACAAGAATCAACGAAATGGCTATGATTTTAGGACTTTGCTTACTTACAGTTGGAAATTTCTTAGGTGCTATATGGGCAAATGAAAGCTGGGGAAGATATTGGAGTTGGGACTCTAAAGAAACTTGGGCTTTAATTAGTATTTTAGTTTATGCAGCCATTTTGCACATTAGAATGGTACCAAAATGGGCAAATCAATACATTTTTTCAGTTTGCTCCATGTTTGCATATTGGGTAATTATCATGACTTATTTTGGTGTAAATTACTTTTTAACTGGTATGCATTCTTATGCAGCAGGAGATTCTGTGAAAATTCCTGATTATGTGTATTGGGGATTTTTATTTATGGTAGCATTAAGCTTAGCAAGTTATTTTAAAAGATCTTATGCAACAAAATTATAG